In the genome of Flavobacteriaceae bacterium YJPT1-3, the window CTTATAGATCATGTTATTCTTGGGCTTCGCGCCACGTTCCAATAAGCTCAAGGCGGATTCTACCTGGAAATAATCTGGATCGAAGAGCAGATCAAGGTCTGCGGTAGTTGGCTGCACGCCATAGTCCATCAATACGTTCAACACCGGGGTAGGTTGGTGATTCTGTATAGCCGCTGATAAGGAATTACTGAAGACCGGACTGGCACCTTTGGCGAAGAGTTCGCGGATGCGTTCAATATCTCCGGTGGAAGCTGCAGCGACCAGTTCTGTGTCCTGAACGTAATTGAACTCCGAGTTTCCGCTGTTGATTCGCGTTTCGTCATTGATAAGCTCCAGGGTGTAGGTGATCTCGTAGACGTCCTTATCCACCGAAGTCAAAGTGACCTTTTTCTCTACCGGAGCGATCAAGGCTTCACGAAATGGCGTTTGAGCTTCCTCAGTTCCAGACACCCGAAGAGTACGTCTATCGTCCGATTTGAATAATTTTTTACTGTCATCCCATACACTGGCATAGCCCAGGTCCAGATCTTCCGGCTTTACCGTAATCTCTAAAACGCGATTGAGTTTGATCTCTTCATCGGTGATCAGTGTTTCCAATCGAATACCCCCATATTCGATCAGAGGGGCGTTGTTCAAAATAGCGTTGTCTCGGGTAAATCCGCCCAGAAAAATATCTCCGGTAAAATCGGTAGGGTTTTCGTCATCTCGGCCAAAGGATTTTTTCACTATGGAAGTTACTTTTTGACGAAAGCGGAGGGAAAACTTTTCGTAGAAATTATACGTGACTTCTTCTTTCAGCTGGCTTCGCACCCAGGTGGAGGCACTATCAATGGCTGTTTGAAGAAGTTCTTGCTTAACACCCAGGCTATCGATTTCAGGGAAATTTACCGGCGTAAAGAGCTGGGTCCAGGGGGCAAGGGTAACATGAATGGTTTTTGGCTTTTCTGCCACGGTACTTTTCCAGGATTCTACCCAGCGTGCTGATTCGTCGCCACCTACCGTATACGCATTACCCAGGTCGATATCGAGATAGGGGTTCTGTGGGTTTTGAGTTTGCTGGACCTGAGCGATCTCCAATTGCAATGCTTCTTGAAACTGCTTTTCGTTATAGGGCGAGTACACAAAATTCTTCCGGGGTACAGCATTTCGCAGGATGAAATGGCCTCCCTGAATGACGGAGTAGGCATAATGGCTTCCATAGCGCGCGATGAACCCCCAGGGGGTAATGTCTCTTCCCAGGCGGTCAAAGTCGGCGACTAGTGCGCTATCTACCTCTGCCGTAATGATCTCCCCAAATTCTTCCTGGCTTACCGCTACATCCATGGTGGTATAGACCAAGAGCAGATGATCTTCTCCAGAATCTTTTAATTGTTTGTAAAATGGGGTGCTGTTCTGACTGCGGTACGGTCTATTCAAACTATCGCTAAATAGCACTTCTTTTTCGTAGGCATACGGGGTGGAAATGAAGAATGTATGCAGTTGTGGTGGATTGGACGCCTCGATGTTGTTTTGTGATGGAGTGGATAAGATCAGTCGTTGATCCTTGGCGCTGCCAGGCCAGTCTAAGGGGTCAATGGTTCGTATATCAAAGCCATAACCCAGTAGGGAGGCAGGTTCAGCTTCCTCAGCAAGGTCGTTCTGTGCCGTGCTGATCCAGCAGCAGTGCATCCCAATAAGTATATAAAAGAGTCCCCTGAGTACCTTGTGGCCTGACATATTATCAATTTATTTAGGGGCAAATCGAATGGGCAATATACTGTAAAATGTGCTGAATACCCAAGTTGAAGGCTGGAATTAAACCCTATTTCTCAGGGGTATATCCCATTGTAAATTGGACGAAATAACTACTTTTGCTGCCAGATCCTAACCCATGTCAGAAGAAATTTCCAAACGATACGCCCGAAGGGGTGTTTCAGCCTCTAAAGAAGAGGTGCATCAAGCGATCAAGAATGTGGACAAAGGTCTTTTTCCAAAGGCGTTCTGCAAAATAGTGCCTGATTACCTCACCGGTGATGAGGATCATTGTGTGATCATGCATGCCGACGGCGCCGGGACTAAATCTTCCCTGGCTTATATGTACTGGAAAGAAACCGGAGATTTGTCCGTTTGGAAAGGGATTGCTCAGGATGCACTGATCATGAATATTGACGATCTGCTTTGCGTGGGGGCTACCGATCATATTTTGCTGTCCAGCACTATTGGTCGTAACAAGAATAAAATACCGGGAGCGGTCATTCAAGCCATTATTGAAGGAACAGAAGAATTGATCGCTGACCTTGCCAAGTACGGGGTTCGCATCCACAGTACCGGAGGAGAAACAGCCGACGTTGGGGACCTGGTTCGGACAATTATCGTTGACAGTACCGTAACCGCCCGCATGCGTCGAGAAGAGGTAATTGATAATGCCAATATTAAACCGGGAGCCGTAATCGTAGGATTAGCCTCTTACGGACAGGCGACCTACGAAAAAGAATACAATGGAGGGATGGGAAGTAACGGACTTACTTCAGCCCGACACGATGTGTTTCAAAAGTCGCTGGCCACTCAATTCCCGGAAAGCTTTGATCAGGAAGTGCCGGAGGATCTGATCTACAGTGGGAGCAAAGGCCTTACCGATACCGTAGAAGGCAGTTCATTGGATGCCGGTAAATTGGTCTTATCGCCTACACGAACCTATGCTCCGGTGATTAAGAAAATTCTGGATGAGGTGGGGCGTAAGTCCATTCAAGGGATGGTCCATTGCAGCGGAGGCGCTCAAACGAAGATCCTTCATTTTGTGGATGATTTGCATATCATCAAAGACCAGTTGTTTCCCATTCCTCCGCTCTTTCAATTGATCCAGTCGGAAAGTGGAACCGGATGGAAAGAAATGTATCAGGTCTTCAATATGGGGCATCGCATGGAGCTGTATTGTGAGGAAGCTTTCGCGAAAGCGATAATAGCTATTGCTCAGTCATTCCAGATCGAGGCTCAGATCATCGGTCGGGTGGAAGCCGCTGAGGCTAAGAAATTGACCATTCACAGTGAAAAAGGCACGTTTATCTATTAATTCGATTGCATTGTCTCGCTTCGTTTACTTTGTCTTTTTATTTGGTTTAAGTCAAGTCAGTTTCGCGCAAAGTGATAGCACGCAGGCGGCTGTTGACTCTATCGCGACGCCTCCGGTCGAGGTGATCATCGATTCGGTGGCAAAACCTCAAAATGCAATCAAAAAGGATACTTCATACTGGACCATACTCAACAGGACCGGACTGAATATCAGTGAAGTGGCTTTTGTCAACTGGAATGCCGGGGGGAGCAACTCCATATCCGGTCTCGGTGAATTGATCTTGAAGCGCAATTACAAAAAGAAAAACCTCCGCTGGAACAACAAATTGGAGAGCCGCTTTGGGATCAACAAGCAGGAAGATCAAGAGCTGCGTAAAACAGATGATCTTCTGGAAATAACTTCCTCTTTTGGTTATCACAGGGACAGCACTTCGAGATGGTATTACACTGCCAGAGCGAGTTTAAGGACCCAGTTTGCTAACGGATACCGTTATCCCAATACGGAAGTGCCTATTTCGCGATTTATGGCACCGGGATACCTGTTCTTCGGACTTGGAGGCGAATATGGTCGCGATATAGAAAACCTGTCCATCTACCTTTCTCCACTGACCTACAAAGCGACATTCGTACTGGATCAGCGATTGGCCAATTTGGGATCTTTTGGGGTTACACCGGCCGTGCGTGATGAGGAAGGAAATATCCTTACTCCGGGAGAAAATGTACGGAGCGAATTGGGTATACTCATCCAAAGTACCTACAGCCAAAAGGTAGCCGAGAATATCGACTTTACCAATGCCATAAGCCTCTACACTGATTATCTGAATGATTTTGGGAACATTGACATAGACTGGGAGATCAACTTCAATTTCAAAGTGAACAGCTTTGTACTGGCTAAATTGGGTTCGCATATACGGTACGACAATGACGTGAAGTTCAGTGAAGAAAATGAAATGGGGGAAGAGGAAGTGCTGGGGGCCCGAACCCAATGGAAGCAGCAATTGGGAATTGGCGTAATCGTTAATTTCTAAGCAGTTAGTATTTTTTTACTATCTTCAAAACCTTTTCATCGCTTAACTCGTAAGTAAAGTAAGGGATGTAGGAAACCCAAATCAACATTGAATTACAATTTATTATGCCCACTATCTTATCCGCTTTGAAGCGATCGTACTCCGGTCTAAAGATTCTTGCGTCATGTTTGATCATCACTAACTTAGCTGTAGTCTATTTTTTTGGGCTGGATGAAATCCGTCTAGCCGTACTGACCACTACCTTGGTCGTATTCCTGTATTACGTGACGTTTACTCCTGTAAAGAGTAGATGGATCATGGCCTTTTTTGCCTTGTTTTTATTGAAAGACATCGCCATGTTCTTTTATGAATACGTGCTTGGATACAAGTTGGCCATTCTCTTTGGCATACTTTCCTACCTGGTACTGCTGCGCTCGATCTGGGGTCGGGTGAAAAGCTATGGGAACAATCCATTGAATATTTTGCTTACCGTTGTTCTGGTAGCACTCAATATGTACACACTCTATGTACTTATGAATCAGATTTCCTATCAGTTCAGCGATC includes:
- a CDS encoding ankyrin repeat domain-containing protein, which produces MSGHKVLRGLFYILIGMHCCWISTAQNDLAEEAEPASLLGYGFDIRTIDPLDWPGSAKDQRLILSTPSQNNIEASNPPQLHTFFISTPYAYEKEVLFSDSLNRPYRSQNSTPFYKQLKDSGEDHLLLVYTTMDVAVSQEEFGEIITAEVDSALVADFDRLGRDITPWGFIARYGSHYAYSVIQGGHFILRNAVPRKNFVYSPYNEKQFQEALQLEIAQVQQTQNPQNPYLDIDLGNAYTVGGDESARWVESWKSTVAEKPKTIHVTLAPWTQLFTPVNFPEIDSLGVKQELLQTAIDSASTWVRSQLKEEVTYNFYEKFSLRFRQKVTSIVKKSFGRDDENPTDFTGDIFLGGFTRDNAILNNAPLIEYGGIRLETLITDEEIKLNRVLEITVKPEDLDLGYASVWDDSKKLFKSDDRRTLRVSGTEEAQTPFREALIAPVEKKVTLTSVDKDVYEITYTLELINDETRINSGNSEFNYVQDTELVAAASTGDIERIRELFAKGASPVFSNSLSAAIQNHQPTPVLNVLMDYGVQPTTADLDLLFDPDYFQVESALSLLERGAKPKNNMIYKAVAYKEPGLIYALFREGALPVNNDLAFALKTADYPVVKAMMSQEFEDFAAGKRELALAVVNNDVELARQFIRLGSTADAKILAAAAKKANEALLDAVVSVTDPDNEALKTAAELDNFKFFELFINKKAKLETNEALAIATKNNNKEIVALALKSGADASEALQFAIEQDQQELVELSLENDADPDAAFAYAVAKGDEALFNKVLKEYGGTPEVALEKAVAGDAVPMAQTVIKTKAAEVDTSSKIDQAVKNKNLEMVTILVDNQADPSMGMAAAVENEQVEITNYLIEKGANTTAPELIKNAVKSENVAMTRLLLSKGKAQANDAMNEAAETGNIEIAELLLEEGAEAQRALKTAINKGDGEMARILIKNTSGQLTEEGLVAGAARNGDTEVIQMLLEKGLPATEGLVDAILYKNPVVLEQLLNAGAQPEQQMLFTAIDFEFVEGVRLLLDNGLNPEEKFEGQTPLHALATISNEKTLAMAKLLLERNIEVDIPDNEGSTPLHLAVRSGERNLPMIRLLISAQANLKAQNKSGQSVLDLAAGKEVRSTIKNALRG
- a CDS encoding phosphoribosylformylglycinamidine cyclo-ligase translates to MSEEISKRYARRGVSASKEEVHQAIKNVDKGLFPKAFCKIVPDYLTGDEDHCVIMHADGAGTKSSLAYMYWKETGDLSVWKGIAQDALIMNIDDLLCVGATDHILLSSTIGRNKNKIPGAVIQAIIEGTEELIADLAKYGVRIHSTGGETADVGDLVRTIIVDSTVTARMRREEVIDNANIKPGAVIVGLASYGQATYEKEYNGGMGSNGLTSARHDVFQKSLATQFPESFDQEVPEDLIYSGSKGLTDTVEGSSLDAGKLVLSPTRTYAPVIKKILDEVGRKSIQGMVHCSGGAQTKILHFVDDLHIIKDQLFPIPPLFQLIQSESGTGWKEMYQVFNMGHRMELYCEEAFAKAIIAIAQSFQIEAQIIGRVEAAEAKKLTIHSEKGTFIY
- a CDS encoding DUF3078 domain-containing protein; the encoded protein is MSRFVYFVFLFGLSQVSFAQSDSTQAAVDSIATPPVEVIIDSVAKPQNAIKKDTSYWTILNRTGLNISEVAFVNWNAGGSNSISGLGELILKRNYKKKNLRWNNKLESRFGINKQEDQELRKTDDLLEITSSFGYHRDSTSRWYYTARASLRTQFANGYRYPNTEVPISRFMAPGYLFFGLGGEYGRDIENLSIYLSPLTYKATFVLDQRLANLGSFGVTPAVRDEEGNILTPGENVRSELGILIQSTYSQKVAENIDFTNAISLYTDYLNDFGNIDIDWEINFNFKVNSFVLAKLGSHIRYDNDVKFSEENEMGEEEVLGARTQWKQQLGIGVIVNF